GTTTATATGAGAGAGAGCTCTTCACCTGCTCATGGTTTTACACTTCAACAAACCCCAGGACTACTGTTTTATCGTTTACAAAGATACATCATATCTCAAATTAATGTACTTGTGTGGTGCCCAATCCTATTTGGttctatttcaaaataattacaaatattcaaaatatcagCAAACATTTGATTTGTAACTTCACAGAGAAACATACACAtcatcaaaacacaaaacagtctCAACCAAGCACAAGTCTAACAATCTTTCAGTCCTGTACGCAGTGTTTAAGTGATGTGGACCACATTGTGAACAGAAAGACACTTCCAGATTCAGACCTGTTAAGTACAGATAGATGTGTTACAATTGGATACAGATGCAATACAGGTAGAAATGTGGTGAGGCATCAAGATGTCAAGTTTCTTGTACAGTCAGATGGGCTAAGGTGATAGATTCCTGAAATCTACCGATACactaaaaacacaaactgtgcTTTGGAAATAcataatatattgtaaatgATCCTATAAACATGAAATTGGAGATGTAAGTATACTGTATACTGATGATGGAACTGGTGTCAATACTGCCTTGGACATACTGGACCTGATTACTATATTATCCACTGAAACCATTTCCATACTGCATGTTTTGACACTGTTGTAGAATAAAGATTGCTAAGAATTTTGATTAAATATTTTGGTTTGATATTCAGTAGTTCCTGCATGTATGTGACAGGATGTTACCTTTGGAATGTGAGGTTCATCTTTCTGGCCAGTGAATGTAACAGCAGCACAGTCTGACCCCAGGCTGCATTGATCTCATTCCAGTCAACCTATACAAACAGCAGTAGGGTGTTACAAGAAGGATACAGCCACTTATCAAGTTCTACCATACAAGCTGCTTGGATATGAGATGAAACATTTAGTTCAATAATCAAATTTAATTTGAAGCAGGTTAGAAAAGTTAGACTTTTGCACATCAAGATGAGTTTCCTCTAAACAAGTCATTATGTATCAGTGCTATAATCTGCAGTAATAGTTTCACAAACTTGAATGTGCCGAATAAGCTACAGCTACAACCTTGTCCTTGACACTGACATCACAGATACCAGCCAGTTCACATAAGCTACTGCATTCCAACATATACcacacagactcactcactggcaCACTAGGAAGACGGCCAAGACGGAAGTTATTTATGGTGCCAAAATGTCCAGAGTGCCTGAAACAGATGGATTCAAATACCTTGAGTCAAAATCATGAGCACTCACTACATGAAATGGacaaaaaaatgtgttttaaaaatCTGACTAAAAACATTCCTTGAACTAAATGTACTCACCAGATATGAAATGTTGCATTGAACACATTGGTTTTCTTCAATTTATCGAGTTGAGCCTGGGCGTACCGAAGCTGGTTGTCGACACTGAAAGAAGGTGAGGGAATCTGCTGACTCAGGCTTTGATTCTGATCTCCTGACTCGATAGCTAGATTGTGACTTACACTCTCTGTGATATATATTCCTAAACATCTAAAGAAACCACTTTCACATACACCATTCCACTTTGGGTTAAGAAATACAATGCTGAGTGTCTCACAACAAAGCAGCCTTACCATCACTACTTCAAGTCACCTTAAGGTGTTTAAATACAATAGCCAAGACCTGGCTTTCATTTTAGTGTTCCATACAATGGAACATACTGTCACCTTCTTTGCTCATCTTCCAGCTCCAATGCCTGGCGCTTGTACTCATTGTAATCTTTTCGATACCTGAGGAAGAAATTTGTAAATACTGATTCACTTCAAGCAAAATGATTCTGACCGTATCATAACTTAGATAAGGTGCGAGTCTAAAAGGGACTAAATAATTCCCCATCATATTCTTTAGCAAATATACGGAACCATATCAAAAACATGGAATTATAAATCTGATAATAATTGCTTTATGGTTGTGGTTGTGAAGCCTTGTTAACCACATTTGTCTCCCTTACTTTGCCTCCTGCTGCTCCAGTTCCTCTGTGTTCCTCCGCTCGTTCTGAATCAGCTCCATTAGCTCCTCCCTCTCCTTCTCCACACTGGACAGTTGCTGCTTCAGTGTCTCCTCCTCTGCTTGAAGCTGTCAACATTAACATGCCACATCAAAAACAGAACCAACACTGCAAAAAAAGTATTACCAGAAGGGCTATCAAAAACTTATACAATGAACTATCATTTCAAATGGATTTACGTTTTGTTGGTACTTACAATTATCCTGTTAAAAACTACTGAAAGTGAAGCTTCCCGTACCACATGAGAACTGCACAAACCTGTTGAAGTTCTTTGTCAAGGGCCTTCTCATCCACCTCATCCCCAGATGCACCCAGCTTCTCCAGGAAGTCTCTATATATATCAACACATACAGCATCAGAGTGGATATGATCATGTTGCAGTTTCAACTTAAACCTATCATGCACAATTCCACACCATTCAGTTTCGGCAAGTTCATTCTGAAGATACTAAATAGGTTTGCATGGCAATGCTCACCTGTAATCTTTGCACTCATCCTCTGTCACTTTCAGTTGATGATCCAACTGATCCAGCAGGTTGTCTGTGCATTCCTGCAGCCATGACAACACAAGAAATTAACAAACTTCAGCAATAATTAAGTTGAAGAGCCAATAAGTGGTGGAAATGATATTCACCTTGTCACAACTGGGTGCCACGCTATCTAAACCAAGACCTTTCAAAGGAATATTTGTTTTCTCCATGTTTCTTTTGTCATGCAGAGAAGTATCATTCTGGGGTAAGATACAAGATTCACATTGAATTAAGCATATGCAGTCTTCTACCAGATGATACTGACCTCACAAAGTGGGTGGTCCACCTCAGACTGCCCGGACATGATGTCAAACAGGTAGCTTGTCACCTGCGCAGAGAAGGAAGTGTGTCTTATCATTTTAGTTACTACTAGTAGATCTTCTGACAACAAAAGATACACCCTAGGGTGCTCAACCTGAATATCCTCTGAGAAGGCTGATATGTTACATACAATGAAGTTAGCAGAGTTCCAGTCTTGTGTGAGGTTGTCGTGAATGAGGATGAAGAAGATTTGGCCAGTTTGGAGACAGCAGCTATCAGACCTGGAAACCACATTCTCAAGGCCAATAAAGTCCTACCAAAGTTCCTAGTTTGCTCAAGATTCCCCATGACTCTTTGAGTGAGTACTGATGGAGTGCAAAGACTATCCCAGGATATTGCTAGCATGTTGACAGTACAAAATGAAGGGTCTGGAACTGGAGACATGAAGGGTGCCCACTGTTCAGTGAATCTCCTTGCAAACAGGTCTATCAGTAGACCTTACTCCCGATCTGCCAGCtaaaatgcttccagatctaacctccattctgctggtgatggctTGTTTAGCCTGCACGACAAATCTGCTATCAGATGTAGTTCATGGAATATGTCTCTCTCTTATCGTGAGGTTAAGACTGTCAAAAGTAAACCATtgaagacagagagagagagattgttCACTCAAAATGATTTTCGAAgattacataaatatacatcagtcacttacatatacatatgtaaacATGATATTTAGAGAGCACAGATATTTACAACGgctatcagtctaagtaaacttagtctcagtacttcttcttacactccaccactgagtctaacaaaaccttacgggaggtcgcgtcaggtaacctttgagaatgaccaatcagaacacagcttaccaaatcgcgaaagtggacatttgcacataccttttgaacattATAtttcgaaaaggttcatacctgaacaattccgaatgctatttagcgaaTGCTCGCTTTCAGGTGATGCACACCGCTTATgtgcaaccatgacaacggtgagtaaacagtcgctgaaaatggtgtttttggcaatattcaaggatgtcatcttgcggaaatattagctaatggtaaccatgtcaacaaaaACCCCATAGTATATAAACTGCAGATCAAATAATTGtattatatgctgatttttgtttgtggagagatctgtgtcagtgacctgaatattttgaaagtccctctgatccctaaatagtagccgttgtctgattggttaaatctacttAACCGTCTCGcttttgattggatggtcattagTCGcttaaaggttacctgatgcgaccttcaaCTAGGTTTTgtaagactcagtggtggagtgtaatgaaatacactgagactaagtttacttagactgaacgGCTATGGTCCAAAACGTAGGCATCAAAGAATCATTTATAGAATAAATATACTTAGAAATATGTAGCTTGACAATGACATgctgtttcatgttttatcaAGGCCAGCGAAGTAATGTTTAACACCACAAAAGAGTACAAGGACATCTTCATCATCTAGCATTTCAATCAATTCATAGATTGATGCATGAAGAAGATAAAAATAAACTTAATTAACACAAAGGATTTGTTTGGCATAGTTTTGAttagaaaacatcaatatcttCCCACAATAATCCTGTTGAGTCGAGTGTGTGAAGGCAAGAGTTACTGGCTTGTCATTTGGGAAACCAGTGTGTAAGTGTGGTGGAGGGGTGTATTCTGGTGTGATGTTCTTACGGTTCTTTGGGAACATAACACCATGATTTCCTTGTATCTTGGCTCATGTGATAGAGACACAAATCATTTGAGTCATGATATGGAAAACGTTTGTTTCTTTAGACTTTCACTTGTTGATATGCCTCAAACAGTGATGGCCTAAGTTGGATGTTTGCATGTATTGAGTTGCCCTATGTTCATCATGCCCAAAGCAGGCATCCTCAGGTACCTAGATGATCTGACCTCAAAATCTGCCAACCATGAAACTCCCACTGCCAGTATAATCCCTGACATCTATTGCTTAGGAAGTGGTGACTAGTGAAGACAGTCAGACTGTGGACAGGGTAGCAGCCAGAAGGGACCGCTACTTACCTTGAGTCTGTGACTGAGGTTCTCCATGCTACCAGGCCCAGTCTCTCCCAGCAGAGTGAAGTCCTGGCTGCTGTCAACTTCACTGAAAAGTACCAGTGAAATGATAGAGCAATGACAAGATATGTTTCACAATACACATATTTATCTTCATCATACAACTGCATGATATGCACCAGAGCTGTACTTTCTCACACCTACTGAATGCCACAAACACAGTTACATCTACATCACATATACATTAACTTCAGATATGGTCATGGCATTACTACTTTATACAACTAAAGGCATAAGTGAGTCATTGTTAGATCTAAGTAAACACAATCAagttttaaaggtcacatgcaacgcaaaacacaactttgcagattctgattccttttggtatggacttacagtaacaaattatcaaaaatgcaaattcagcctatgaagttgaaaaataatgtgATTAAAAAAGCCCCatgaaattggagttcaaacgattcactaattttcccgaAGCCTTAGGGGGGAAAAGTGGCTTCACCAGCTGTGCTGCCCATGGCGCAGACGCAGTGATTAGCAGTTTGAACCAGGGAAGGCGAATCGGtaaaaacacagcaagtgaAGCGTGCACGGATTAATGCGGCTGAActtggagaacaagagatgtattttcatgattACAAGCTTCTTAggtctgcagtaataaaaatacactgtTCCCATACCTGCAGTTAttgcaaaccaagttttcaacaaagtgtagcattagaaacactaatttcattgctaaaaactgcttagcttgaaaactgaaatgtgttaatacatgtctatggaataatgaaaaaaatatgttggtTGTGACAACCAAGAATCAAGACTTCACAAAAAAGAAACCTATTGGAAGCCATCGAAATCCACCACACACACCGTTGATCAACAGAGACCAAGGATACCACATATCATTACCTATGAAAAATTAATCAAACAACAGACTCTATAAAAACCCCAATCAGCTTGTTATTACAACTTAATCCCTTAataaacttaaaggtcacaaaaaggttaaaaaatcaaacataattaaaacacatttatcacttattcatgacatataatatacattgctgcttttaaaaaaacaaataaacaaagttataagcgtacaatcgcgattcaaaagtgcaatattttgtacttgggcttacttacccccgaaacgaagcccttggGAGACCAAACctagtcatagcgggtggatatgcactcaagtgtaacgacggcttccgattggctgtttcatttgctgatatgctgagggttcattgtgtgtacagaaagatgatctgtttgatgggcattttagaagtatagccagtcacaagaaagtaagattctttatggataacaacttctttttgtgtacttgatccgtcgtttcagtatggattcatatactgttgtcaaacaaaatcatatacactaaaagaagttgttatccatgaagaatgtgtatagagatgttgggtttggaaaatacgtgttctctgaattttcgctcgatccaatcaaaaatcatttcagtagAGATGATAAACTACTGAAatgtgtcattcgtccaagtactaagcaggacttgaaactgacaagagtttgcaccagtttctgtcagatccagtcatctgaaAAGAAtggctgtagtttgtttgcaacccacagacataaaaacatgtcatgtgtatcacatgtgcctaattacataatgcagcagagacgggactcgggtgcacgcgCCATAAATcaagttattttctttatgtcgtatagtctgataggcgttaagttcaaattgcacatggtcaatgattgaggctgtgtattgcatgttgtctttagcagacaggtagacagacatataggtgtgaataaaccagacactgatctttctctgtgacagagactggttaccacaatcaacaagttttttttacttaacgagtagattatttacttgtttgtgtacacaaccaagattagactactgctcacgacctcagccgctgggcatgcatactgtttcaagctctgcgaacctattcactgcgcatgcgttatggacgcagcgcagcacagctgttgaaaccagttttccccccagcgctggggggaatttagtgaaacgtttgaactccgatttcgcgggctttgttttcatcgcatttttttcaactttataggctgaattggcattttttatgatttgtctCGGtatgtgcataccgaaaggtaccagaatctgcaaagttgtgttttacgttgcatgtgacctttaacttgtTGGCTTCATCACAAGTCTCATTTATTGTTCCtagtctttcagtttcactGGCCGCTCCCTATTATGTACCAGTTGTTATCCAATTATATGTTGTTGTTAATGTTTATCTGTTTGTCATAACATACAGTGTATATATACTTATCATCTGGTTGTATTCACtcttagcttgataacgatgtaagaaccTAGATAGAAACATtgctctatgcaataaataagaagctgaaactgctgaaacaaactgcatccatttttcatggatgactggactggacggaaactggtgccaactcagattgtcagttttaAGTCCTGCATTGTACTTTGAAGAACGACTGTTTCtagtcacgcagtagttcatcatctcagtatttgttgattggatcaaagttcaaacacatattcagtgaacatgtatttacaaaacccaacatctgtacgtacattatttatggataacaatgtcttctattgtatatgatgcaacGTTTCTACATGGATTCGTATAAGTGATATCATTCTTGCTTTACAACAGTATATGCATCCATACAGTACATCACaccatatacaataaaagaagtagTTATCAATTAAAAAATCTTAATTTCGTATTACTCCCCTTATTTCTCAAAATCCAATTGAATGGATCATCTCTattatacacacaatgagccctctgCATaaggcaaatgaaccagccaatgaaaagactttgctacacttgagtgcacatccacctgCTCTGACCAGGTTCGATCTCCCGAGgtaagtaaacccaagtacaaaatattgcacttttcatTCGTGACtgcatgcttataattttgttcatttgttttttacAATCAGTAATgtttattatatgtcatgaataagtgataatcgtgtttcaaattatgtttgtttttaggttgcatgtgaccttcaagaCTTCAGAAACAACTACCAGATAACACATAGTGAACAAAAAGACGATATCCCTATCACAGTCACAGAACATGATCAACTCagtaagatatacaagcaggGATAAACCTATGATTCTTTTCTGCAGCATTTCCACATCAAAGTATGAATTGCTGCTGACAGAAATTTTCATTGTGTCCTGTGGACACAAAATATGCTGCATCCAAAAAATACAAGTGTGGCTTTAGTAATTATACTGCAATAAATATTGTTATCATTCACCACAGTTGCATAGAAGACTACTCAGTGAATCAGTTTTAATCCACATGCAATAATATCCCTCATTGGTTGTAATAAGTTCAGCAAATGAAAGTGTGCGTTTCTAAAAATCTTTCACTGGTAATTTTCTGTTTTGGTTTTCGTTCATGATCATGTCTGGGAAAATAATATGAGCTTATTAAACCAGTTTATTGACAAACAATTTCAGTAAATACATTTAACAGGCAGCTTCAAACACCCAAATCTAAAAGGGGCCCACTTTAAAATCAGTTAAATGGGGTAGGGGGGCACTTGGACCAAGAATCAAGAATTTGGGCCCGCCCAACTTTCAACAGGCAGGGCACTGGCCCACAAAAACACATTCCTAGGTTTATCCCTGTACATGTTATGAGTACATCCAAATATGTACTTCCATAGCCATCATGTATAGACAAAGTTTCTAGTCTAGTTTCACAAGCAGGTAAGTATGACAAACAAATAACAGTGTTAGTACTGttgcacatattgtatccaAAGTCTCTGTTTGAAGTCACTACATTCTAAATGCCACCACATCACTAATAAATATTTCCAACATCATCAATAGTTGTCAACTATAATTCACAAAACAACTGTTGCTTGCACTTCAAAACTTCCCAACTTCTTTCCAACTTGCATTAAGTTTTATAATCATCAACCTAACATCTCTCCCTGTAGTTATtataacaacatacacttttTATTAAATACTAAACAAATGTTAACGAAAGAggtttttgaaaggcatttataAGTTTGTCGAACATGAATACAACACATTTTAACTTTTATGTGTGACAACTTCTTTTCTATTctttacacaacgtttcagtGTTTATTAAAGTATGTGCgtgtaaagaataaaaaagaagttgttatccataaaatgtgtcatgtattcagATGTTAAAGAAGTAATTCTCCTACTCTGTGGGGCCAATGACCTTCCTCACAAGATTTCCATCTTCTTCATACTCAAAGTCCTGCAAGAGATAAATGTTGGTTTAAACACGACCTTGTGTAGTAATAGTAGCTTCGACTGGAGAAGAAAAATACAGACACAACATTGAATAAAATATGAACCAATACAAGTGTGCCTCGATACATCTCAGAAATATCATCAGTGTCAGTATCATGCAGAGAAATAAAATCCTGCAAAGTTGCAGGTAGGCCTTCAGATGATCAAACCACTTCATCTGTATAAGGGGTCAGTATGTCAATGGTTGTGTGTTTGAATCATGCATGCATGATGTCACACCCTCAGTTCATGCCTTGACAAAACAGTTAGAGCTGAAGAAACTCTGAAGTTAACTGTCATGTGAACTATGGCCAGGTGATAAATTACCTCACCTGCTTCCTAATCTGACTAAAGTTAGGAAGTAAAGATAAACAAAGCCCTGAAAAGTTTCAAATCTCTATTTCAAATTAACCAAGTGACAAGTAACAGCCAATATTGAATACAACAATGGAGAAGTATTTTGGACAGATGTGATCTACAACAATTTTCAGACATTATTCAATTAGTCCTCTGACAGATCTAAAGAAATGAACCTGTTTCAAGGCAATATGGAGGGATACAATGTTCAACACTGTCACTTGATATGGTCATCTTTCCTAAACAAACTGTCTCAAGTTATATCACCCCGCCGGTTTGATATAAACGATGACTTTAGCAACACTTGAGAAAGCACTCACTCTCTTTTTTAACCTATGTCCCATTCCCAGAGTGTACAGACTGACGTGTGTGTCTCAAGAAAGCTTCTGACCGACTGACCACAGACTAATTTTGTCCCTCGCTTAAGTATGACTGACGTGGACATAAGAGAAGACACCCTATCCCGGTATGTCAAGATTTCACTTCattaacaaatatgtgtttctaaTTTATGCTAACTGTCTTCTCATGCATTTATATAATAATGGAAACATTTAACACCATATATGTATGGTCTGAAACTGCTGTCTTGCCCCGTAACTTAATTTTCCCCATTTCTAAGGGCAAATGAGATATTTTTATTCAAAGTGGTTTTACATTACCTTCACCATAATCAGCCGAGAAAAATGATACTTTCTCGATGTACACGAAACGTACCCAATACTGACTGGCTACTCTCCAATAATGCAATATGCTGGGATAGACTCTTGATTGCAGTGGCCACACCATGACAGATTAATCTCATAATTAGGAACTTATCATAGTGATTTGGTACATCAGAAAATTTGAAGAGACTTTGtagaagtgaaactgtaaatgGAAGGTACCTTCAAAGCATATCAAAAGGTTTTTTTTCAGGTGTACATCACTCATTCACACGTTTACTTTGATCACTGCCAGAAAAGAAACGAACACCATATCACAGACTGATGCATGTATTAATGGTTAAGTGCAAAAATCCTTTTCACCAACAACTCTCATACCAATTATCTGTACAAAAATGAATATACTTCATGATTGAAGATCATTCTAGGCATGTTAAATTGTATCGGCGGCCAATATGTGACAGTCCGAATAACAACTAATTACATGTAATAGGTATGGAAACCTGTGGCCAAATTGTATCCGTCAGTTGTTATATCCATACAATCCGGGTACCTACCACCACTTTCTCCCTGATAAGTTGATCAGCATCTTCTGATTCCACAGCACATGCTAGAGGAGCTACAACATAAACATAGAGAACCTGTCATGTTAACAAGACTTTTACACTTTGCTAAGTACAGTGATTTATCACACTTATTAGCAGGTTCATACTTTGGCATACTTTTATTAATTTAATCATGCCAACTATATTTTCTCATAGTTACATGTACCTGAAAACTAAGCATATGTAGATCTGCCTTTTATATGAGGAATTATCAAGAATAGTATTTGTTTAGGTGTATAATCCACCTGTTAACTCCGTCAGGACTTTTTGATCCAGTGACTGAAATGATGAATCTAATTTCAAGGGCTGGCGACATCGTTGGCACACGAAGCTAACGTGAGTCGTTCCAGCTTTTCCTGCCTCGGGCCTTGGCGTCGCCATTTAACACAGATCGTTCATGAAGCAAAACAAAATGTAGTACAATCCATAAGAGGAAACTGTCTTGGTCAATCCTCTGAATCCGTCCCCTTGATCAGAAGTAACACGAGTTTCGGTTGTCGCAAATGTAAACACCCAAGAATCTTTTTAAAATCTAAAACTGGATATTTATCCAATGATGTTGCTGCAGATAGTGTTACTTTGGACTTTTATTTATTGTGACTATCTTCATATAATTACAAACAGAGGATTTGAGATGAAGCATGTTTGCGACAATCCATATTCAAGTTTTACACAGCAACCGGGCCCATGCTTCCGCCTTTGACAGTGCTGTGTCGACGTGTGTACCCAGTCATTAGAGGTAAAATATGTGAGAtaaataccaacttctaaacgtATGTAAGTGAACTCTTCATGCTCACGTTTACTTTAGaaagttgtttgttttaaacgTTCATCGGAAAAGACACTTTTATGTtagtgttttcaaaatattccgtAGTTTTTCAAACACGGTACTTTGTCAAGTTTGTGTTTGTCATAATATTTGAGGTTGTTTTCAAGCTTGTAACTTAAGGTGTATTGAAAGGCAATGCATAACCGTTTTGGGAGCATTCTTAGAATATAACATCAAAACACCTCCTGACGATGATATCAGCC
This portion of the Haliotis asinina isolate JCU_RB_2024 chromosome 10, JCU_Hal_asi_v2, whole genome shotgun sequence genome encodes:
- the LOC137297880 gene encoding beclin-1-like, with product MATPRPEAGKAGTTHVSFVCQRCRQPLKLDSSFQSLDQKVLTELTAPLACAVESEDADQLIREKVVDFEYEEDGNLVRKVIGPTDEVDSSQDFTLLGETGPGSMENLSHRLKVTSYLFDIMSGQSEVDHPLCEECTDNLLDQLDHQLKVTEDECKDYRDFLEKLGASGDEVDEKALDKELQQLQAEEETLKQQLSSVEKEREELMELIQNERRNTEELEQQEAKYRKDYNEYKRQALELEDEQRSVDNQLRYAQAQLDKLKKTNVFNATFHIWHSGHFGTINNFRLGRLPSVPVDWNEINAAWGQTVLLLHSLARKMNLTFQRFRLVPYGNHSYLESLSDKSKELPLYGSGGFRFFWDTKFDQAMVAFLDCLQQFKEEVERGDTGFCLPYRMENGKIEDSSTGNSYSIKIQFNSEEQWTKALKFMLTNLKWGLAWVSSQFANK